One Ensifer adhaerens genomic region harbors:
- a CDS encoding DUF427 domain-containing protein — MSDKPIKIPGPDHPITIEQNPARVVVTLGGRVVADTRNALALREASYPPVQYIPREDVDMSLLERTDHASHCPYKGDASYYSIPSGGERSRNAVWSYENPHEAVADIRDRLAFYPDRVDSIEELRP, encoded by the coding sequence ATGTCAGACAAACCGATCAAGATTCCCGGCCCCGATCATCCGATCACCATCGAGCAAAACCCGGCGCGGGTCGTCGTCACGCTTGGCGGGCGCGTCGTTGCCGACACCCGCAATGCGCTCGCCTTGCGCGAGGCGTCCTATCCGCCGGTGCAGTACATCCCGCGTGAGGATGTCGACATGTCTTTGCTTGAGCGCACGGATCACGCGTCCCACTGCCCCTATAAGGGGGATGCGTCCTACTACAGCATCCCATCCGGCGGCGAGCGATCGCGAAACGCAGTCTGGAGCTATGAGAACCCGCATGAGGCGGTCGCCGACATCCGGGATCGGTTGGCATTCTATCCGGACCGGGTGGATTCGATCGAAGAGCTTCGGCCCTAG
- a CDS encoding GntR family transcriptional regulator — MNQSFEWRSQSRLLDEVAQALRERIYAGVYAPGATLRQEKIAAEFGISRTPLREALRVLERDGLVVNKPGSGVRVATADLPKLLDAYAVREAMDGVAARNAAERATNAEIKDLAKQVERQRKTVENWDPGAYTQSNVVFHEAIVAASRNASLAPLGPLLRMTSQVFAPAFSLSSERASTAVAEHGLIVEAIAARNLDESEKLARAHINATAMRLKALLEERGTDKEA; from the coding sequence ATGAACCAATCCTTTGAATGGCGAAGCCAGTCACGCTTGCTCGACGAAGTGGCCCAGGCCCTTCGCGAACGTATTTATGCCGGCGTCTATGCGCCGGGCGCGACGCTGCGCCAGGAAAAGATCGCCGCCGAGTTCGGCATCAGCCGCACGCCGCTGCGCGAGGCGCTGCGCGTGCTCGAGCGCGACGGGCTGGTTGTCAACAAGCCGGGCAGCGGTGTCCGGGTCGCAACCGCCGACCTGCCGAAACTGCTGGACGCCTACGCGGTGCGTGAGGCCATGGATGGCGTGGCGGCCCGCAACGCCGCCGAGCGGGCGACAAATGCCGAGATCAAGGATCTGGCAAAGCAGGTGGAGCGCCAGCGCAAGACCGTCGAAAACTGGGATCCAGGCGCCTACACACAGTCCAACGTCGTCTTTCACGAGGCGATCGTTGCGGCCTCGCGCAATGCGTCGCTGGCGCCGCTCGGGCCGCTTCTGCGCATGACCTCGCAGGTTTTTGCCCCAGCCTTTTCGCTTTCGAGCGAGCGGGCGAGCACTGCGGTCGCCGAACACGGGCTGATCGTCGAGGCGATCGCCGCACGGAACCTTGATGAATCCGAGAAACTGGCCCGCGCCCACATCAACGCGACGGCCATGAGATTGAAGGCGCTGCTTGAAGAGCGCGGGACTGACAAAGAGGCATGA
- a CDS encoding aldehyde dehydrogenase family protein: MTVKTYGNFIANKWQDATGGEFIAVRDPSNGLEFARIARGTRDDIDLAVRSARAALSGEWGRLTPTERGRVLTRISAGVLRNIDLLTELEARDVGKPLTQARADVVALARYLEFYGGAADKVHGDTIPYQNGFTVLTVYEPHGVTGHIIPWNYPMQILGRSLGAALAMGNAAVVKPAEEACLTILEFARIAEEGGLPSGALNIVTGFGSEAGVALSEHPDVNHISFTGSVRTGEMVQAAAAKNAVPVTLELGGKSAQIVFADADLDRAVPFLVNAGIQNAGQTCSASSRILVERAVYEEVVARMSERYRALKVGPAGSDLSVGPVVSHRQKAIVEGFLADAAKDGLKVAAQGEIVADAPAEGAYVAPTLLRDVPHQHRTVQEEIFGPVQVIMPFDGEEEAIRLANGTAYGLVCGVWTNDGGRQLRMARAVHAGQVFINNYGAGGGVELPFGGVKKSGHGREKGFEALYGFASMKTISVYHG; this comes from the coding sequence ATGACTGTGAAGACCTACGGCAATTTCATCGCGAACAAGTGGCAGGACGCAACGGGCGGCGAGTTCATCGCCGTCAGGGATCCTTCCAACGGCCTGGAATTTGCGCGCATCGCCCGGGGCACTCGGGATGATATCGATCTCGCCGTGCGTTCGGCACGCGCGGCACTCTCAGGTGAGTGGGGACGCCTGACGCCGACCGAGCGCGGCCGGGTGCTGACCCGGATTTCGGCCGGTGTGCTGCGCAACATCGACCTTCTGACGGAGCTCGAAGCACGCGATGTCGGCAAGCCGCTGACCCAGGCGCGGGCCGATGTCGTGGCGCTCGCCCGCTATCTCGAATTCTATGGCGGTGCTGCCGATAAGGTACATGGCGACACCATTCCCTATCAGAACGGCTTCACCGTGCTGACCGTCTATGAGCCACACGGCGTCACGGGCCATATCATCCCCTGGAACTACCCGATGCAGATCCTCGGCCGCAGTCTCGGCGCGGCCCTTGCCATGGGCAATGCCGCCGTGGTCAAGCCCGCAGAAGAAGCCTGCTTGACGATCCTCGAGTTTGCCCGCATCGCCGAAGAAGGGGGCCTGCCGTCGGGTGCGCTCAACATCGTCACCGGCTTCGGCTCGGAGGCGGGCGTCGCCCTCTCAGAACACCCCGATGTCAACCACATCTCCTTTACCGGCTCGGTCCGCACCGGCGAAATGGTGCAGGCAGCCGCGGCGAAGAACGCCGTGCCGGTGACGCTGGAACTCGGCGGCAAGTCGGCGCAGATCGTCTTTGCCGATGCGGATCTCGACCGCGCGGTCCCCTTCCTCGTCAATGCCGGCATCCAGAATGCCGGTCAGACCTGCTCGGCCTCGTCTCGCATTCTGGTCGAGCGTGCCGTCTATGAAGAAGTGGTCGCGCGGATGAGCGAACGGTACCGCGCCCTGAAGGTCGGTCCTGCTGGCAGCGATCTCTCGGTCGGCCCGGTCGTCTCGCACCGGCAGAAGGCGATCGTCGAGGGCTTCCTTGCCGACGCCGCCAAGGATGGCCTGAAGGTCGCGGCGCAGGGCGAGATCGTCGCCGACGCGCCGGCCGAGGGCGCCTATGTCGCGCCGACGTTGCTGCGCGACGTGCCGCACCAACACCGCACGGTGCAGGAAGAGATCTTCGGCCCGGTTCAGGTGATCATGCCCTTCGACGGCGAGGAGGAAGCCATTCGACTTGCCAACGGCACCGCCTATGGCCTCGTCTGCGGCGTCTGGACCAATGACGGCGGCCGGCAGTTGCGCATGGCGCGCGCCGTGCACGCCGGCCAGGTCTTCATCAACAATTACGGCGCCGGCGGCGGCGTCGAGCTGCCCTTCGGCGGCGTCAAGAAATCGGGCCATGGCCGCGAGAAGGGTTTTGAGGCCCTCTACGGCTTTGCCAGCATGAAAACCATCTCTGTCTACCACGGCTAG
- a CDS encoding glucose 1-dehydrogenase has protein sequence MSLEGKVALITGAGSGFGEGIAKRFVEGGAKVIVVDRDAAGAERVAKQLGSNAIAVVADIAKEADVNAAVAAGLKQFGRVDILINNAGIGHKPQNAELVEPDEFDRILGVNVRGVYLMTRALLAHMKENKAGVIVNIASTGANRPRPNLAWYNATKGWVVSATKALAIELAPFNIRVVALNPVAGETPLLTTFMGEDSDEIRKKFRDSIPLGRLLKPEDLAEAAFFVASPQASMITGVALDVDGGRSI, from the coding sequence GTGTCACTGGAAGGTAAAGTCGCTCTCATCACCGGCGCAGGCTCCGGTTTCGGCGAAGGCATTGCCAAGCGCTTCGTCGAAGGCGGCGCCAAGGTCATCGTCGTCGATCGCGATGCCGCAGGCGCAGAGCGCGTCGCCAAGCAACTCGGCAGCAATGCCATCGCCGTGGTTGCCGATATCGCCAAGGAAGCCGACGTTAATGCGGCCGTTGCGGCGGGTCTCAAGCAGTTCGGGCGCGTCGATATCCTGATCAACAATGCCGGCATCGGCCACAAGCCGCAGAACGCCGAACTGGTCGAGCCCGACGAATTCGACCGTATCCTCGGCGTCAATGTGCGCGGCGTCTACCTGATGACGCGGGCGCTGCTGGCGCACATGAAGGAAAACAAGGCGGGCGTTATCGTCAACATCGCTTCGACCGGCGCCAACCGGCCGCGTCCGAACCTTGCCTGGTACAATGCGACCAAGGGCTGGGTCGTTTCTGCCACCAAGGCGCTCGCGATCGAGCTCGCGCCCTTCAACATCCGCGTCGTCGCGCTCAACCCGGTTGCCGGCGAAACGCCGCTGCTGACCACCTTCATGGGCGAGGACTCCGACGAAATCCGCAAGAAGTTCCGCGATTCCATTCCGCTCGGACGCCTGCTGAAGCCGGAAGACCTTGCGGAGGCCGCCTTCTTCGTCGCCTCGCCGCAGGCGTCGATGATCACCGGCGTGGCGCTCGACGTCGACGGCGGACGCTCGATCTGA
- a CDS encoding ABC transporter substrate-binding protein — translation MMNLTKLALASCFIAASLTPAMAKDTITVGQVLEPPGLDPTAGAAAPIRYITYGNLFEGLVRVVEDGTVKPLLAESWTISDDQKTYSFKLRQGVKFHDGAAFDCSVVKFSYERAVSADSTNAQKGLFEPIEKTECPDPATAVVTLKRPASNFLFNMAWGDAVMIAPSSAADNKTKPVGTGPFKFKEWAKGDKVVLEKNADYWGEPAKLSEVTFKFISDPSAAAAAVLAGNVDAFPMFQAAELVSQFQSDPNLQVEVGSTSGKVVLALNNAKKPFDDVRVRQALAHAIDRKTLVEGTYSGFGTTIGSHYSPVEPGYVDLNETYPYDPGKAQQLLQEAGVQNLEITIMLPPPAYARRGGEIIAAMLSEVGIKVNLVPIEFAQWLDQVFKNSNFDATIIAHAEARDLDIYARDKYYFNYQNPEYKALYKSYTLAATEAEQMDLIGQLQRKLAADEPNVFLYALPKIGVWNKKVKGLWKNMPVPADDQTQTYWEN, via the coding sequence ATGATGAATTTGACGAAACTGGCGCTTGCCTCGTGCTTCATTGCCGCGTCGCTGACGCCGGCGATGGCCAAGGATACGATCACCGTCGGCCAGGTGCTCGAGCCGCCGGGCCTCGACCCGACCGCGGGCGCCGCCGCACCCATCCGCTACATCACCTACGGCAACCTTTTCGAAGGTCTCGTCCGGGTGGTGGAAGACGGCACGGTGAAGCCGCTGCTCGCCGAGAGCTGGACGATCTCCGACGACCAGAAGACCTACAGCTTCAAGCTCCGCCAGGGCGTCAAGTTCCATGACGGCGCGGCTTTCGACTGTTCGGTGGTGAAATTCTCCTATGAGCGCGCCGTCTCGGCCGATTCCACCAATGCGCAGAAGGGCCTGTTCGAGCCGATCGAAAAGACCGAATGCCCGGATCCGGCAACCGCGGTCGTGACGTTGAAGCGCCCGGCCTCCAACTTCCTCTTCAACATGGCCTGGGGCGACGCGGTCATGATCGCGCCGTCGTCGGCCGCCGACAACAAGACCAAGCCGGTCGGTACCGGCCCGTTCAAGTTCAAGGAATGGGCGAAGGGCGACAAGGTGGTGCTGGAAAAGAACGCCGACTATTGGGGCGAACCGGCCAAGCTCAGCGAAGTGACCTTCAAGTTCATCAGTGACCCCTCGGCTGCAGCGGCCGCCGTTCTTGCCGGCAACGTCGATGCCTTCCCGATGTTCCAGGCCGCAGAACTGGTCAGCCAGTTCCAGAGCGACCCGAACCTGCAGGTTGAGGTCGGCAGCACCTCGGGCAAGGTGGTGCTTGCGCTCAACAATGCGAAGAAGCCCTTCGACGACGTGCGCGTGCGGCAGGCGCTTGCCCATGCGATCGACCGCAAGACGCTGGTCGAAGGCACTTACTCGGGCTTCGGCACGACCATCGGCTCGCATTATTCGCCGGTCGAACCCGGTTATGTCGATCTGAACGAGACCTACCCCTATGACCCCGGCAAGGCGCAGCAACTGCTGCAGGAAGCGGGCGTTCAGAACCTCGAAATCACCATCATGCTGCCGCCGCCGGCCTATGCCCGCCGCGGCGGCGAGATCATCGCGGCCATGCTCAGCGAAGTCGGCATCAAGGTGAACCTCGTTCCGATCGAGTTCGCACAATGGCTGGATCAGGTCTTCAAGAACTCGAACTTCGACGCAACGATCATCGCCCATGCGGAAGCCCGCGACCTCGATATCTATGCGCGCGACAAGTACTACTTCAACTACCAGAACCCGGAATACAAGGCGCTCTACAAGTCCTACACGCTGGCTGCGACCGAGGCCGAGCAGATGGACCTGATCGGCCAGCTCCAGCGCAAGCTCGCAGCGGACGAACCGAACGTCTTCCTCTACGCGCTGCCGAAGATCGGCGTCTGGAACAAGAAGGTGAAGGGTCTCTGGAAGAACATGCCGGTGCCGGCCGACGACCAGACCCAGACCTATTGGGAAAACTGA
- a CDS encoding ABC transporter permease — protein sequence MISFIGGRLVSLLLTTLVASVIVFLLMQVLPGDPAVLMLGMNADADAIAALHRQLGLDQPIWIRYLHWIGGFVVGDFGMSLTYSVPIRELLGPRILVTLPLALLSMAISVAVAIAIGVYAAANRGKAGDTVVMGIAQVGVAIPNFWLALLFILLFALKLAWFPASGFAGWEGGIWNGLHSLILPALALGLPLAAILGRVTRSAVIETLGEDFIRTARAKGLSRSGALWKHAVPNALIPVVTIIGLQFSFLLAGTIIIENVFNLPGIGRLVFQAIAQRDLVTVQTLVTLLAASVITINFLVDLVYGYLDPRLSRGGH from the coding sequence GTGATTTCCTTCATTGGCGGTCGCCTCGTGTCGCTCTTGCTGACGACGCTGGTCGCCTCAGTCATCGTCTTTCTGCTGATGCAGGTGCTGCCCGGCGACCCGGCCGTGCTGATGCTCGGCATGAATGCCGACGCAGATGCGATCGCGGCGCTGCACCGGCAGCTCGGCCTCGATCAGCCGATCTGGATCCGCTACCTCCACTGGATCGGCGGCTTCGTCGTCGGCGATTTCGGCATGAGCCTCACCTATTCGGTTCCGATCCGGGAGCTGCTTGGCCCGCGCATCCTGGTGACGCTGCCGCTGGCGCTGCTCTCCATGGCAATCTCGGTCGCCGTCGCCATCGCCATCGGCGTCTATGCCGCCGCCAACCGCGGCAAGGCCGGCGACACCGTCGTCATGGGCATCGCCCAGGTGGGCGTCGCCATCCCAAACTTCTGGCTGGCGCTTCTCTTCATCCTGCTCTTCGCGCTGAAGCTCGCCTGGTTCCCGGCCTCCGGCTTTGCCGGCTGGGAAGGCGGCATCTGGAACGGCCTGCATTCGCTCATCCTGCCGGCGCTCGCACTCGGGCTGCCACTTGCGGCCATTCTCGGACGCGTCACGCGCTCGGCCGTCATCGAGACGCTCGGCGAGGATTTCATCCGCACCGCGCGCGCCAAGGGGCTTAGCCGTTCGGGCGCTCTCTGGAAGCATGCGGTGCCCAATGCGCTCATTCCGGTCGTCACCATTATCGGCCTGCAATTTTCCTTCCTGCTTGCCGGCACGATCATCATCGAAAATGTCTTCAACCTGCCGGGTATCGGCCGCCTCGTCTTCCAGGCGATCGCGCAGCGCGATCTCGTGACGGTGCAGACGCTGGTGACCCTGCTTGCCGCCTCCGTCATCACCATCAATTTCCTCGTCGATCTGGTCTACGGCTATCTGGATCCGCGCCTGTCGAGGGGAGGCCACTGA
- a CDS encoding ABC transporter permease translates to MSAPAAAAQPSLISKLIGSRNLTIGATVTVILVAMALVSYVWTPYSPTAMNFRDKLQGPSLAHWFGTDNFGRDILSMIMVGARNSISVSIVAVLVGAGIGVPLGAWAAARGGFVDGLVMRMSDLAFAFPALLTAVIITAIFGPGATNAMIAIGIFNIPVFARVTRGASMGLWKREYVQAARCAGRGDVAITFLHILPNINHVLLVQVTIQFALAIVAEAGLSYVGLGTQPPMPSWGKMLNDAQTFIYQAPWLAIFPGLAITFAVLGLNLLGDGLRDILDPRVRRQR, encoded by the coding sequence ATGTCCGCTCCTGCAGCCGCCGCGCAACCCAGCCTCATCTCCAAGCTTATCGGCAGCCGAAATCTGACGATCGGCGCCACCGTCACCGTCATCCTCGTGGCGATGGCGCTCGTCTCCTATGTCTGGACGCCCTATTCGCCGACGGCGATGAATTTCCGCGACAAGCTGCAGGGACCGAGCCTTGCCCATTGGTTCGGCACCGACAACTTCGGCCGCGACATCCTGTCGATGATCATGGTCGGCGCCCGCAACTCGATCAGCGTCTCGATCGTCGCGGTTCTCGTCGGTGCCGGCATCGGCGTGCCGCTTGGCGCTTGGGCGGCTGCTCGCGGCGGCTTTGTCGATGGTCTCGTCATGCGCATGAGCGACCTCGCCTTCGCCTTCCCGGCGCTTCTGACCGCCGTCATCATCACCGCGATCTTCGGTCCGGGCGCTACCAACGCGATGATCGCGATCGGCATCTTCAACATACCCGTCTTTGCCCGCGTCACCCGCGGTGCCTCGATGGGCCTCTGGAAACGCGAATATGTGCAGGCCGCGCGCTGCGCTGGCCGCGGCGACGTCGCGATCACGTTTCTGCACATCCTGCCCAACATCAACCACGTGCTGCTCGTTCAGGTGACGATCCAGTTCGCTTTGGCGATCGTCGCCGAAGCCGGCCTTTCCTATGTCGGCCTCGGCACGCAGCCGCCGATGCCGAGCTGGGGCAAGATGCTGAACGACGCCCAGACCTTCATCTATCAGGCGCCCTGGCTCGCGATCTTCCCGGGACTGGCGATCACCTTCGCCGTGCTCGGCCTCAACCTGCTCGGCGATGGCCTGCGCGACATTCTCGACCCGCGCGTGAGGCGGCAACGATGA
- a CDS encoding ABC transporter ATP-binding protein translates to MTKPLLHMAGMSVELTAGKSTVDIVCDIDLELNRGERLGIVGESGSGKSMTALAVMGLLPQRMRVRGELSFDGRNLAGLGEADYCGYRGRRTAMIFQEPMTALNPVKSIGAQIAEGRRLHLGETKADAEKKARALLDRVGLPAPRFDLDLYPHQLSGGQRQRVMIAMAIACEPDLLIADEPTTALDVTVQAQILDLLDELIEDTGTALMLITHDLGVVSEMTDRIAVMYAGRIIETGRTDDVFARMAHPYARGLFAASPHGAALGSRHQGDGRPRLNAIPGIVPDPFGRPSHCSFADRCSFAEADCRQAIPALDLINSDGNVQHRAACFHPRERMVAP, encoded by the coding sequence ATGACCAAACCCTTGCTTCACATGGCCGGCATGTCGGTCGAACTCACCGCGGGCAAAAGCACGGTCGATATCGTCTGCGACATCGATCTCGAACTCAACCGCGGCGAACGGCTTGGGATCGTCGGTGAGTCCGGCAGCGGCAAGTCGATGACAGCCCTTGCCGTCATGGGCCTGCTTCCGCAGCGCATGCGGGTGCGCGGCGAACTTTCCTTCGACGGCCGCAATCTCGCGGGCTTGGGCGAAGCCGACTATTGCGGCTATCGCGGCCGGCGCACGGCGATGATCTTCCAGGAGCCGATGACGGCGCTCAATCCCGTCAAATCGATCGGCGCGCAGATCGCCGAGGGACGGCGGCTGCATCTCGGCGAAACGAAAGCCGATGCGGAGAAGAAAGCGCGTGCGCTGCTCGACCGCGTCGGCCTGCCGGCACCGCGCTTCGACCTCGATCTCTACCCGCACCAGCTCTCCGGCGGCCAGCGGCAGCGCGTGATGATCGCGATGGCGATCGCCTGCGAACCGGATCTACTGATTGCGGACGAGCCCACGACGGCGCTCGACGTTACGGTGCAGGCGCAGATCCTCGATCTGCTCGACGAGCTGATCGAAGACACCGGCACAGCGCTGATGCTGATAACCCACGATCTCGGCGTCGTCTCCGAGATGACCGACCGCATCGCGGTCATGTATGCCGGCCGCATCATCGAAACCGGGCGCACGGACGATGTCTTTGCGCGCATGGCGCATCCCTATGCCCGCGGCCTTTTCGCCGCGTCGCCGCATGGCGCAGCCCTTGGCTCCCGCCATCAAGGCGATGGGCGCCCGCGGCTGAATGCCATCCCCGGTATCGTTCCGGATCCTTTTGGCCGTCCATCCCACTGCTCCTTTGCGGACCGCTGTTCCTTCGCTGAGGCCGACTGCCGTCAGGCGATCCCGGCACTCGACCTGATCAATTCCGATGGAAATGTGCAGCATCGCGCCGCCTGCTTTCATCCGCGCGAAAGGATGGTGGCACCGTGA
- a CDS encoding ABC transporter ATP-binding protein produces the protein MSEVILKTTDLVREYDLPRPSIFSKQSRLRVLHGVSVALAAGQSLGIVGESGSGKSTLARAVMGLERPQSGQVSIAGKDIYALDRAGLREARKGFQAIFQDPYGSLDPRHTVRTIISEPIVSLERGTGTTERNRRIAEVLEAVGLPLASADKYPHEFSGGQRQRIAIARALITRPALIVADEPVSALDVSIQAQVLNLMMDLQERLGLSYLFISHDLGVVRAITDRVAVMHLGRIVEEGPTAEVFDNPRHPYTQALVAAVPKPFSGRRKRVRSAGPPQTPVHTATTAAGCAYAAVCPRRQEICLTRTPEAKPVTPAWSARCHFA, from the coding sequence GTGAGCGAGGTGATCCTCAAAACCACCGATCTGGTGCGCGAATACGACCTGCCACGCCCGTCGATCTTCTCGAAGCAGAGCCGCCTGCGCGTGCTCCATGGTGTCAGCGTCGCACTCGCCGCTGGCCAGAGCCTCGGCATCGTCGGCGAAAGCGGCTCCGGCAAGTCGACCCTGGCCCGCGCCGTGATGGGGCTGGAGCGACCGCAATCGGGCCAGGTGTCGATCGCCGGCAAGGATATCTACGCGCTCGATCGCGCCGGACTGCGAGAGGCGCGCAAGGGGTTTCAGGCGATCTTCCAGGATCCCTACGGCTCGCTCGATCCGCGCCACACGGTTCGGACGATCATCTCCGAGCCGATCGTTTCGCTGGAGCGTGGAACGGGCACCACGGAGCGCAACCGGCGCATCGCCGAGGTGCTGGAGGCCGTCGGCCTACCCTTGGCGTCGGCCGACAAGTATCCGCACGAATTCTCCGGCGGCCAGCGCCAGCGCATCGCCATCGCCCGCGCGCTGATCACCCGGCCGGCCCTGATCGTCGCTGACGAGCCAGTGTCTGCACTCGACGTCTCGATCCAGGCGCAGGTTTTGAACCTGATGATGGACCTGCAGGAAAGGCTCGGCCTTTCCTATCTGTTCATCAGCCACGATCTCGGCGTCGTGCGCGCCATCACCGACCGGGTTGCCGTCATGCATCTCGGCCGCATCGTCGAGGAAGGACCGACGGCCGAGGTCTTCGACAACCCGCGCCATCCCTATACTCAGGCGCTGGTCGCTGCCGTGCCGAAACCGTTTTCCGGACGGCGCAAGCGGGTGCGCTCCGCTGGGCCGCCGCAAACGCCCGTCCATACCGCAACGACCGCAGCCGGCTGCGCCTATGCTGCCGTCTGTCCCCGCAGGCAGGAGATCTGTCTGACCCGAACGCCTGAGGCCAAGCCGGTGACGCCGGCCTGGTCCGCCCGCTGCCATTTTGCCTAG
- a CDS encoding amidase — translation MSELADLSAVDLVDAYRSKKLSPVEVTEAVIARIDASEPKLNALWAYDPAEARKAAKASEERWAKGEPLGAIDGVPVTIKENIATKGTAVPLGCAAVSLTPATADAPPAARTREAGGILLAKTTMPDYGMLSSGLSSFHKLARNPWDLSANPGGSSAGAGAAAAAGYGPLHIGTDIGGSVRLPAGWCGVVGLKPSAGRVPINPPFIGRVAGPMTRTVADTALYMSVLSQPDARDTMSLPYADLPWLDLDRDLKGLKIGLWLDAGFGQSVTQETEQAVKKAAQLFADAGAIIEPIGPFLTREMIDGLDRFWRARGWEDVSRLSPEKQAQILPYIFDWIKTAENFSGREVYTGFAQIDAMRNALHAALSGYDFILSPTAPTASYPAEWASPVNDPQKPFEHIAFTVAVNMGGQPAISLNCGYTSGGLPIGLQIIGQQFDDIGVLRLARAFETMRPQQRPWPKVA, via the coding sequence ATGTCCGAACTCGCCGATCTCTCCGCCGTCGATCTCGTCGACGCCTACCGCTCGAAGAAGCTTTCCCCCGTCGAGGTCACCGAAGCGGTGATTGCCCGCATCGACGCTTCCGAGCCAAAGCTGAACGCGCTTTGGGCCTATGACCCCGCCGAGGCGCGCAAGGCCGCCAAGGCATCGGAAGAGCGCTGGGCAAAGGGTGAACCTCTGGGCGCAATCGACGGTGTGCCGGTGACGATCAAGGAAAACATCGCAACCAAGGGCACCGCCGTGCCGCTCGGCTGTGCTGCCGTGTCGCTGACGCCTGCAACCGCCGACGCGCCGCCGGCAGCCCGCACCCGCGAGGCAGGCGGCATCCTTCTCGCCAAGACCACCATGCCGGACTACGGCATGCTGTCTTCCGGCCTTTCCAGCTTCCACAAGCTGGCCCGCAACCCCTGGGACCTCTCAGCCAATCCGGGCGGCTCGAGCGCCGGCGCGGGTGCGGCAGCCGCGGCCGGTTATGGCCCTCTGCACATCGGCACGGATATCGGCGGCTCGGTCCGGCTGCCGGCCGGCTGGTGCGGCGTCGTCGGTCTGAAGCCCTCTGCGGGGCGCGTGCCGATCAACCCGCCCTTTATCGGCCGCGTTGCCGGCCCGATGACCCGGACGGTCGCCGACACGGCACTCTACATGTCGGTGCTGTCGCAGCCAGACGCCCGGGACACGATGTCCCTGCCCTATGCCGATCTCCCCTGGCTCGATCTTGATCGTGATCTGAAGGGTCTGAAGATCGGCCTCTGGCTCGACGCCGGCTTCGGCCAGTCGGTCACGCAAGAAACGGAACAGGCGGTCAAGAAGGCGGCACAGCTCTTTGCCGATGCCGGCGCGATCATCGAGCCGATCGGCCCCTTCCTGACGCGCGAAATGATCGACGGTCTCGACCGCTTCTGGCGGGCGCGCGGCTGGGAAGACGTGTCGCGCCTTTCGCCGGAAAAGCAGGCGCAGATCCTGCCCTATATCTTCGACTGGATCAAAACGGCCGAGAATTTCTCCGGCCGCGAGGTCTATACCGGCTTCGCCCAGATCGACGCCATGCGCAACGCGCTGCATGCGGCACTTTCCGGCTATGATTTCATCCTGTCGCCGACAGCACCGACGGCCTCCTATCCGGCTGAATGGGCCTCGCCGGTCAACGACCCGCAGAAGCCGTTCGAACACATCGCCTTCACAGTCGCCGTCAACATGGGCGGCCAGCCGGCAATCTCGCTCAACTGCGGCTACACCTCAGGCGGACTGCCGATCGGCCTGCAGATCATCGGCCAACAGTTCGACGACATCGGCGTGCTGCGCCTCGCGCGTGCCTTCGAGACCATGCGCCCTCAGCAGCGCCCATGGCCAAAGGTCGCATGA